From the Gallaecimonas kandeliae genome, one window contains:
- a CDS encoding VOC family protein, translating into MALSQFIGLVTLVVPDYDQAIAWYCDKLGFELVEDSPQGEGKRWVVVRPRGSQAGLLLAKAKGDAQQAAIGQQAGGRVFLFLNTDDFWRDYQAMAAKGVHFVEQPREEPYATVVVFEDGFGNKWDLLQPK; encoded by the coding sequence ATGGCCTTGAGCCAATTTATCGGACTGGTGACCCTGGTGGTGCCGGATTACGACCAGGCCATCGCCTGGTATTGCGACAAGCTGGGGTTCGAACTGGTGGAAGACAGCCCCCAAGGGGAAGGCAAACGCTGGGTGGTGGTCAGGCCCAGAGGCAGCCAGGCCGGCCTCCTGTTGGCCAAGGCCAAGGGCGATGCCCAGCAAGCCGCCATAGGCCAGCAGGCCGGGGGCCGGGTCTTCCTCTTCCTCAACACCGACGATTTCTGGCGCGACTACCAGGCCATGGCGGCCAAGGGCGTGCATTTCGTTGAACAGCCCCGGGAGGAGCCCTACGCCACTGTGGTGGTGTTCGAAGACGGCTTCGGCAACAAGTGGGATCTGCTCCAGCCCAAATAA
- a CDS encoding sensor domain-containing diguanylate cyclase, with translation MEQDDLHEALQKLQQENARLKRLADDAKEKLDAAMDGTGLCIWQLHVPSGKLVIFNRRWGAMLGFQPKELEAHFDTWRAHLHPEDRETVLDAFYSHIQGKSPSYQALHRMLGKNGVRWVLDRGRVVERDEQGQPLRVMGTHIDVTQEKEYELQLAILANQDPLTGVLNRAALIQHFDEHRGLGHLSLCFIDLDDFKQVNDSLGHRSGDELLIQLTDRLRSTCPKEVKLGRLGGDEFLLLLPWPPRDPRTLTLAQACIDALDKPFQLANGQASVGLSMGVEEVAAGEDFASALARADQSMYQVKKAGKRGFQIRV, from the coding sequence ATGGAGCAGGATGACCTGCACGAAGCGCTGCAGAAGCTGCAACAGGAAAATGCCCGCCTCAAGCGCCTGGCCGACGACGCCAAGGAAAAGCTGGATGCGGCCATGGACGGCACCGGCCTTTGCATCTGGCAACTCCATGTGCCCAGCGGCAAGCTGGTGATCTTCAACCGCCGTTGGGGCGCCATGCTGGGTTTCCAGCCCAAGGAGCTGGAAGCCCATTTCGACACCTGGCGCGCCCACCTGCACCCGGAAGACAGGGAAACGGTGCTGGACGCCTTCTACAGCCATATCCAGGGCAAGAGCCCCTCCTACCAGGCCCTGCACCGTATGCTGGGTAAAAACGGGGTCCGCTGGGTGCTGGACAGGGGCCGGGTGGTGGAAAGGGACGAACAAGGCCAGCCGCTGCGGGTCATGGGCACCCATATCGACGTCACCCAGGAAAAGGAATACGAACTGCAACTGGCCATCCTGGCCAACCAGGATCCCCTGACCGGCGTGCTCAACCGCGCCGCCCTGATCCAGCATTTCGACGAGCACCGCGGCTTGGGCCACCTGAGCCTCTGTTTCATCGACTTGGACGATTTCAAGCAGGTCAACGACAGCCTGGGCCACCGCAGCGGTGACGAGCTGCTGATCCAGCTCACCGACCGCCTGAGGAGTACTTGCCCAAAGGAGGTTAAGCTGGGCCGGCTGGGGGGCGACGAATTCCTGTTGCTGTTGCCCTGGCCGCCCAGAGACCCCCGCACCCTGACCCTGGCCCAAGCCTGTATCGACGCCCTGGACAAGCCCTTCCAACTGGCCAATGGCCAGGCCTCTGTGGGGCTATCCATGGGGGTGGAGGAAGTGGCGGCGGGGGAGGATTTCGCCAGTGCCCTGGCCAGGGCGGATCAGTCCATGTACCAGGTGAAAAAGGCCGGCAAGCGCGGCTTCCAGATCCGGGTCTAG
- a CDS encoding DUF6942 family protein has product MQTTGFGDPGFRLAVYVAKGPNMAEYRALNGVRALVSGEIDHINSHCGNGWRKLFNVYAKLLYALPAEHFPQRRLEASWQQYRDRHLLQADSGTALLLSPPDLAKPGLHVIAGRTHAKALLANGELAAQLQWLDEEFAVDTEQRLLVCPYFDYRQLSNQKIDRLSALVAQVMA; this is encoded by the coding sequence TTGCAGACAACAGGTTTTGGGGATCCAGGCTTTCGCCTCGCCGTCTATGTGGCCAAGGGCCCCAATATGGCCGAATACCGGGCCCTTAATGGTGTCAGAGCCCTGGTGTCGGGGGAGATAGATCACATCAACAGCCATTGCGGCAACGGCTGGCGCAAGCTGTTCAATGTCTACGCCAAGCTGCTCTATGCGCTGCCGGCCGAGCATTTCCCCCAACGCAGGTTGGAGGCCAGCTGGCAGCAATACAGGGACAGGCACCTGTTGCAGGCGGATTCAGGCACGGCGCTGCTGCTGAGCCCGCCGGATCTGGCCAAGCCCGGGCTGCATGTCATCGCCGGCCGCACCCACGCCAAGGCGCTGCTGGCCAATGGCGAGCTGGCCGCGCAGTTGCAATGGCTGGACGAGGAGTTTGCGGTGGACACCGAGCAGCGGCTGCTGGTCTGCCCCTATTTCGATTACCGCCAGCTCAGCAACCAGAAGATAGACAGGCTGAGTGCCCTGGTGGCGCAGGTGATGGCCTAG
- a CDS encoding serine hydrolase, producing the protein MPLSLPLYALTTALMLAPVDDIGPNAEPQAEQARIQVRMDHFLATLRDSFGVQSGMAIALVEGDRVIYKGNFGYADVEHQVQVDDQTLFYIASITKPLFALTWLQDKGAASLDESLAGLYPGVPFAADIQASQVKVRQLLSHSAGLDEVLLQDAMAVSGLHDRQRRRLMLAKLEPNMQAPLGQFQYTNLGYDLLGDNLAPSWQQAMKKAVFKTLGMDHSTASLSEARRQGWHIARPYSFFSPHPSKALYLEKADSTQHPAGGVFATAGDMARLLEAELNGGKVEGHQGLPAKVVALSQQQQVALDDKHGDFQRSGYALGWFLGQYKGQLTYHHFGSFDGYRPHLSFMPAPKLGMVILDNESELNDKLTDLVADYGYGLMLDEPGLDQRLAGRVAALKKMAFAARDKLLAKEAAYQAQPYQFSLPLGAYLGRYRHPLAGPMEVTSDGRFLLLRWGRVKSLGTASGQPDRLRVKFRPTKGQWLRFDVKGGQVEGLDYDGIHFTKEKAG; encoded by the coding sequence ATGCCCCTGTCCCTGCCCCTTTATGCCCTGACCACGGCCCTGATGCTGGCGCCAGTGGACGACATAGGCCCCAACGCAGAGCCCCAGGCCGAGCAGGCCAGGATCCAGGTGCGGATGGACCATTTCCTGGCGACGCTCAGGGACAGCTTTGGCGTCCAGTCCGGCATGGCCATCGCCTTGGTGGAAGGAGACAGGGTCATCTACAAGGGCAACTTCGGCTACGCCGACGTCGAACACCAGGTACAGGTGGACGACCAGACCCTCTTCTACATCGCCTCCATCACCAAGCCGCTGTTCGCCCTGACCTGGCTGCAAGATAAAGGCGCCGCCAGCCTGGATGAAAGCCTGGCCGGGCTCTACCCAGGCGTCCCCTTCGCCGCCGACATCCAGGCCAGCCAGGTCAAGGTGCGCCAGTTGCTGAGCCACAGCGCCGGCCTGGATGAGGTGCTGCTTCAGGACGCCATGGCCGTCAGTGGGCTCCACGACCGCCAGCGCCGGCGCCTGATGCTGGCCAAGCTCGAGCCCAATATGCAGGCCCCCCTTGGCCAATTCCAATACACCAACCTCGGTTACGACCTGTTGGGAGACAACCTGGCCCCCAGTTGGCAGCAGGCCATGAAAAAGGCCGTCTTCAAAACGCTCGGCATGGACCACAGCACCGCCTCCCTCTCCGAGGCCCGCCGCCAGGGCTGGCACATCGCCCGCCCCTATTCCTTCTTCAGCCCTCACCCCAGCAAAGCGCTGTACCTGGAAAAGGCCGACAGCACCCAGCACCCCGCCGGCGGCGTCTTCGCCACGGCCGGCGACATGGCCCGCCTGCTCGAGGCCGAACTCAACGGCGGCAAGGTGGAGGGCCACCAGGGCCTCCCGGCCAAGGTCGTCGCCCTCAGCCAGCAACAACAGGTGGCGCTGGACGACAAGCACGGGGACTTCCAGCGTAGCGGCTATGCCCTTGGGTGGTTCCTGGGCCAATACAAGGGGCAGCTGACCTACCACCACTTCGGCAGCTTTGACGGTTACAGGCCCCATCTGTCCTTCATGCCGGCCCCCAAGCTCGGGATGGTGATCCTCGACAACGAAAGCGAGCTCAACGACAAGCTGACCGACCTGGTCGCCGACTACGGTTACGGCCTGATGCTGGATGAGCCGGGGCTGGACCAGCGCCTGGCCGGCCGAGTGGCCGCCCTCAAGAAAATGGCCTTCGCCGCCAGGGACAAGCTGCTGGCCAAGGAAGCGGCCTACCAGGCCCAACCCTACCAGTTCAGCCTGCCCCTCGGCGCTTACCTCGGCCGCTATCGCCACCCCCTGGCGGGCCCCATGGAGGTGACCTCCGACGGCCGGTTCCTGCTGCTGCGCTGGGGCCGGGTGAAGTCCCTGGGCACGGCCTCAGGCCAGCCGGATCGGCTGCGGGTGAAGTTCAGGCCCACCAAGGGCCAGTGGCTGCGCTTCGACGTCAAGGGCGGCCAGGTCGAAGGCCTGGATTACGACGGCATCCACTTCACCAAGGAGAAGGCCGGCTGA
- a CDS encoding VOC family protein encodes MRFKGLHHIELSVLDYDASVAFFDKLFGWLGYKSFWTLDIGYRSTYYMARFPFFHSYIGIQPAQSGGKLDHSERATGIHHVALWARSRREVDAFYRDFLLKNQIPVTEPPAEYPTYTPGYYAVFFDDPITGIHFELSHTPMLPSLSSYRAWLDTLKGIWRKHPEWQAAPWKEAMRKLPAKDEQ; translated from the coding sequence ATGAGATTCAAAGGCCTACATCACATCGAATTGTCGGTACTGGACTACGACGCCTCTGTGGCCTTCTTCGACAAGCTGTTCGGCTGGCTCGGTTACAAGAGCTTCTGGACCCTGGACATCGGCTACCGCTCCACCTACTACATGGCCCGTTTCCCCTTTTTCCACAGCTACATCGGCATACAGCCGGCCCAGAGCGGCGGCAAGCTGGACCACAGCGAACGGGCCACCGGCATCCACCACGTCGCCCTCTGGGCCAGGAGCCGGCGGGAAGTGGACGCCTTCTACCGGGACTTCCTCTTGAAGAACCAGATACCAGTGACAGAGCCGCCGGCCGAGTACCCCACCTATACCCCCGGCTATTACGCCGTCTTCTTCGACGACCCCATCACGGGCATCCATTTCGAACTCAGCCACACCCCCATGCTGCCCTCCCTTTCCAGCTACAGGGCCTGGCTCGACACCCTCAAGGGCATCTGGCGAAAACACCCTGAATGGCAGGCCGCGCCCTGGAAAGAGGCGATGCGAAAGCTCCCCGCCAAGGACGAGCAATGA
- a CDS encoding VOC family protein, whose translation MNSFKPAGHNAVSPYLLVSDASAMLDFLVKAFGAEELYRSALPDGSIKHAEVRIDDSVIMMGERPGEPLCCSTHLYVPDLDACYQRALAAGASSLSEPRDQAYGDRSAGVLDPQGNIWWLGTHLG comes from the coding sequence ATGAACAGTTTCAAACCCGCCGGCCATAACGCCGTCTCCCCCTACCTGCTGGTGAGTGATGCCAGCGCCATGCTCGACTTCCTGGTCAAGGCGTTCGGCGCCGAAGAGCTCTACCGCTCGGCCTTGCCGGACGGCAGCATCAAGCATGCCGAGGTCCGCATCGACGACTCGGTGATCATGATGGGAGAGCGCCCCGGCGAGCCCTTGTGTTGCTCGACCCACCTCTATGTGCCGGACCTGGACGCCTGCTACCAGCGGGCCCTGGCCGCCGGCGCCAGCTCCCTCAGCGAGCCCAGGGACCAGGCCTACGGCGATCGCAGCGCCGGGGTGTTGGACCCCCAGGGCAATATCTGGTGGCTGGGCACCCACCTGGGCTGA
- a CDS encoding substrate-binding periplasmic protein has product MMFGLLAVLLLASPARAEEGVPVAAGLFLGIIKEDGTGPYQQILHEAAERAGLHLDERVYPLPRALNEFSHGRALAIYGMTEALAPLLGEDKILTTYPLGVYKLYIFTRKGEAPISSLAQLKGKRVGGLLGYERYYRSLLDKAVQIDFMADESAQLRKLENGRVAAVLGFMPDWIPYLGKLAWDPGFPVMTGYDYLTVWNTPRGKAFVDAISPALQQMHRDGTLKRLLGKRFMSFHYRPSRPYEWQPPRP; this is encoded by the coding sequence ATGATGTTCGGCCTCCTGGCGGTGCTGTTGCTGGCGTCGCCAGCGAGGGCAGAGGAAGGTGTGCCCGTTGCTGCCGGCCTCTTTCTGGGGATCATCAAGGAGGATGGTACCGGCCCCTACCAGCAGATCCTCCACGAAGCCGCTGAACGGGCCGGCCTCCACTTGGACGAGCGCGTCTATCCGCTACCGAGGGCGCTCAATGAATTCAGCCATGGCCGGGCCCTGGCCATCTACGGCATGACGGAGGCCCTGGCACCGCTGCTTGGGGAAGACAAGATCCTCACGACCTACCCGCTAGGGGTCTACAAGCTCTATATCTTCACCCGCAAAGGCGAGGCGCCGATCTCCAGCCTGGCCCAACTCAAGGGCAAGCGGGTCGGTGGCCTGCTGGGTTACGAGAGGTACTACAGGTCCCTGCTGGACAAGGCAGTGCAAATTGACTTCATGGCGGACGAAAGCGCCCAACTGCGGAAGTTGGAAAACGGGCGCGTAGCGGCCGTCCTTGGCTTCATGCCGGACTGGATCCCCTACCTTGGCAAACTCGCCTGGGATCCCGGCTTCCCCGTCATGACCGGTTATGACTACCTGACGGTCTGGAACACCCCACGGGGCAAGGCTTTTGTCGATGCCATCTCCCCCGCCCTCCAGCAGATGCACAGGGACGGCACCTTGAAACGGCTGCTGGGCAAACGCTTCATGTCTTTCCACTACCGTCCATCCCGGCCTTACGAATGGCAACCACCCCGGCCCTGA
- a CDS encoding substrate-binding periplasmic protein, producing MRNLMSCLLAALLLLPPAMAEEGVPVAAGIFTGLTNAEGTGPYQQVLHEAARRAGIKLDERVYPMKRAQHLFREHQVLALYGMTEAILAHESEDKILASYPVGAFKIYFFTLKGQAPISRYAQLAGKTVGGVLGNEAFYRPLKEKGIKVEYLADESTQLKKLEAGRIAALVGFIPDLVPVLDKLSWDPRFPLWEGYDYMTVWKTPEGQAFVNAISPALVSMHDDGTTARILGKRFVPFDYHPTKAYEWRPEQQQTK from the coding sequence ATGCGAAACCTGATGTCCTGCCTGCTGGCGGCGCTGTTGCTGCTGCCGCCAGCTATGGCAGAAGAAGGCGTCCCTGTTGCCGCCGGCATTTTCACCGGCCTCACCAACGCAGAAGGTACAGGCCCTTACCAGCAGGTGCTCCACGAGGCGGCCAGGCGGGCCGGCATCAAGTTGGATGAGCGGGTCTACCCCATGAAGAGGGCCCAGCATCTCTTTCGCGAGCACCAGGTGTTGGCCCTCTACGGGATGACGGAGGCCATCCTTGCCCATGAAAGCGAGGACAAGATCCTGGCCAGCTACCCGGTCGGCGCTTTCAAGATTTACTTCTTTACCCTCAAGGGCCAGGCCCCCATCAGCCGCTATGCCCAGTTGGCCGGCAAGACCGTCGGCGGCGTCCTGGGTAACGAGGCCTTCTACCGGCCGCTCAAGGAAAAAGGCATCAAGGTGGAATACCTGGCGGATGAAAGCACACAGCTCAAGAAGCTGGAGGCGGGGCGCATCGCGGCCCTCGTCGGCTTCATCCCCGATCTGGTGCCGGTGCTCGACAAGCTCTCTTGGGATCCACGTTTCCCCCTCTGGGAGGGATATGACTACATGACGGTCTGGAAAACCCCCGAAGGCCAGGCCTTCGTGAACGCCATCTCCCCCGCCTTGGTGTCCATGCACGACGACGGCACCACGGCGCGGATCCTCGGCAAGCGTTTCGTCCCCTTCGACTATCACCCCACCAAAGCCTACGAATGGCGCCCGGAGCAACAGCAAACCAAATGA
- a CDS encoding methyltransferase family protein — MTRYPLLLMLTLLGLSLLLWLLLPLSFGLGLGLMLVGGALFAVGTLLLLLSAGLFRRRATTLDPTRAPDLLVTSGLYRFSRNPMYLGMLLMLLGLALALDSLLGLLFPIAFFALMNWRQIPAEESRIEAAFGDQYRHYQKRTRRWL; from the coding sequence ATGACCCGTTACCCCCTGCTGCTGATGCTGACCCTGCTGGGCCTCTCCCTCCTCTTGTGGCTGCTGCTGCCCCTCTCCTTCGGCCTGGGCCTCGGCCTGATGCTGGTCGGGGGCGCCCTCTTTGCAGTGGGCACCTTGCTGCTCCTGCTCTCGGCCGGCCTCTTTCGCCGCCGCGCCACCACCTTGGATCCCACCCGGGCACCGGATCTGCTGGTCACCAGCGGCCTCTACCGCTTCAGCCGCAACCCCATGTACCTCGGCATGCTGCTGATGCTCCTTGGCCTGGCCCTGGCGCTGGACTCCCTGCTGGGCCTGCTCTTCCCCATCGCCTTCTTCGCCTTGATGAACTGGCGACAGATCCCCGCCGAGGAATCGCGGATAGAGGCGGCCTTCGGCGACCAATACCGTCATTACCAGAAGCGGACAAGGCGCTGGCTCTAG
- a CDS encoding chemotaxis protein, with the protein MQSAKPRPPIPLLLLDMVGVLLLGLGLGEHFGDLGLVPPSLRFPHFDIALMAAGALLMLPFISWTLKRALGKARQ; encoded by the coding sequence ATGCAAAGCGCCAAGCCCAGGCCCCCCATCCCCTTGCTGTTGCTGGACATGGTCGGCGTCCTGCTGCTGGGCCTTGGCCTTGGCGAGCACTTCGGTGACCTCGGCCTGGTGCCCCCATCCCTGCGTTTCCCCCACTTCGATATCGCCCTGATGGCGGCCGGTGCGCTGCTGATGCTGCCCTTCATTAGCTGGACCCTGAAGCGGGCCCTGGGCAAGGCCAGGCAATGA
- a CDS encoding GNAT family N-acetyltransferase — MTLMLHSPRLCILPMDERDLPAFAAYRAKPEVARYQSWEDYDLARAKALLAEVQAKPFASLDHWCQLAVRNKTSGALLGDLALKRLADGEAELGLTLAPAHQGQGYATEALGTLVAYLFTELGLKGLQAWVDSRNAPCIRVLERLGFERTGQETAPFKGELCTEYRYQLPLARWQQRQERP, encoded by the coding sequence ATGACGCTGATGCTGCATAGCCCCCGCCTGTGCATCCTTCCCATGGACGAAAGGGATCTGCCGGCCTTTGCCGCCTACAGGGCTAAGCCGGAGGTGGCCCGTTACCAGAGCTGGGAAGATTACGACCTGGCCAGGGCCAAGGCCCTGCTGGCCGAGGTCCAGGCCAAGCCCTTTGCCAGCCTGGACCATTGGTGCCAGTTGGCGGTAAGAAACAAAACCAGCGGTGCCCTGCTGGGCGATCTGGCCCTGAAACGGCTGGCCGACGGCGAAGCCGAACTGGGCCTGACCTTGGCCCCTGCCCACCAGGGCCAAGGCTATGCCACCGAGGCCCTTGGCACCCTGGTGGCCTACCTATTCACCGAGCTTGGACTAAAAGGCCTCCAGGCCTGGGTGGACAGCCGCAACGCCCCCTGCATCCGGGTGCTGGAGCGGCTCGGCTTCGAAAGGACCGGCCAGGAAACGGCTCCCTTCAAGGGCGAACTCTGCACCGAGTACCGCTATCAGCTGCCGCTGGCGCGCTGGCAACAACGACAGGAACGACCATGA
- a CDS encoding alpha/beta hydrolase — protein MTRLRRFALILALLPLLAWAQPLVIGESFDIPSKVLGESRHINVFRPKAYGLADDAPLPVLYMPDGGIGEDFLHVAGLLQVSVMNGTMRPFLLVGIQNTQRRRDLTGPTTDPRDESIAPVVGGSQAFRDFIRTELMPEVRRRYPTRDETAIVGESLAGLFILETLVKEPSLFDDYIALDPSLWWNHEQLVAQAASVKALKGKHLFIATSGEPTILAPTEKLVTDWQKQAPQGLQWQYHHFPKERHQTIYHPAALLAFRAIFAPAPTATE, from the coding sequence ATGACCAGGCTGCGCCGCTTCGCCCTTATCCTTGCCCTGCTGCCGCTGCTGGCCTGGGCCCAGCCCCTGGTGATAGGAGAGAGCTTCGACATCCCCTCCAAGGTGCTGGGAGAGAGCCGCCATATCAACGTCTTCAGGCCCAAGGCCTATGGCCTGGCCGATGACGCGCCCCTGCCGGTGCTCTACATGCCGGACGGCGGCATCGGCGAGGACTTCCTGCACGTGGCGGGGCTGCTGCAGGTGTCGGTGATGAACGGCACCATGAGGCCCTTCCTGCTGGTGGGGATCCAGAACACCCAGCGCCGACGGGACCTCACTGGCCCCACCACCGACCCCAGGGACGAGAGCATAGCCCCGGTAGTGGGCGGCTCCCAGGCGTTCCGCGATTTCATCCGCACCGAGCTGATGCCCGAGGTGCGCCGCCGCTATCCTACCCGGGACGAAACCGCCATCGTCGGCGAGTCCCTGGCCGGGCTCTTCATCTTAGAGACCCTGGTCAAGGAACCCAGCCTCTTCGACGACTACATCGCCCTGGACCCCAGCCTCTGGTGGAACCACGAACAGCTGGTGGCCCAGGCCGCCTCGGTCAAGGCGCTCAAGGGCAAGCACCTCTTCATCGCCACCAGCGGCGAGCCGACCATATTGGCGCCCACCGAAAAGCTGGTGACCGACTGGCAAAAGCAAGCGCCCCAAGGCCTGCAGTGGCAGTACCACCATTTCCCCAAGGAGCGCCACCAGACCATCTACCACCCGGCGGCACTGCTGGCCTTCAGGGCCATCTTCGCGCCGGCTCCTACCGCCACTGAATAG
- a CDS encoding GNAT family N-acetyltransferase, producing MAFIEPVRLEGQHLVLEPLSLEHLDGLKAAVSDGELWQLWYTSAPHPERMAAEIERRLGLLEQGLMLPFALRRTDNGQLCGMTTLTNVDAKNRRVEIGYTWLAKSAQRTAINTEAKLMLLTHAFEALGCIAVEFRTHFMNHQSRAAIARLGARQDGILRNHQIMADGSYRDTVVFSIIEGEWPMVRRHLRHQLERR from the coding sequence ATGGCCTTTATCGAACCCGTCCGCCTGGAAGGGCAGCATCTGGTATTGGAACCCCTGTCCCTGGAACACCTGGATGGCCTCAAGGCCGCTGTCAGCGACGGCGAACTCTGGCAGCTTTGGTACACCTCGGCGCCCCACCCGGAGCGGATGGCCGCCGAGATAGAAAGGCGCCTGGGGCTGCTGGAGCAAGGCCTGATGCTGCCCTTCGCCCTGCGCCGCACGGACAACGGCCAGCTCTGCGGCATGACCACCCTGACCAATGTCGACGCCAAGAACCGCCGGGTGGAGATCGGTTACACCTGGCTGGCGAAAAGCGCCCAGCGCACCGCCATCAACACCGAAGCCAAGCTGATGCTGCTGACCCATGCCTTCGAGGCCCTGGGCTGCATCGCCGTGGAATTCCGTACCCACTTCATGAACCACCAGTCCAGAGCCGCCATAGCCCGCCTCGGCGCCAGGCAGGACGGCATACTGCGCAACCACCAGATCATGGCCGACGGCAGCTACCGCGACACCGTCGTGTTCTCCATCATCGAAGGGGAATGGCCCATGGTGCGCCGCCACCTGCGCCACCAGTTGGAGCGCCGCTGA